A genomic segment from Psychrobacter arcticus 273-4 encodes:
- the rpmB gene encoding 50S ribosomal protein L28: MSRVCQVTGKRPMVGNNVSHANNKTRRRFLPNLHNHRFWVESENRFVRLRVSTKGMRIIDKLGIDKVLVDLRAQGQKV, translated from the coding sequence ATGTCTAGAGTTTGCCAAGTGACTGGAAAGCGCCCTATGGTGGGTAATAATGTTTCGCACGCAAACAACAAAACCCGTCGTCGCTTTCTACCAAACCTTCACAACCATCGTTTTTGGGTAGAGTCTGAAAATCGTTTTGTACGTCTACGTGTGTCTACCAAAGGTATGCGCATCATTGACAAACTGGGTATCGATAAAGTGCTAGTAGATCTACGCGCACAAGGTCAAAAAGTTTAA
- the rpmG gene encoding 50S ribosomal protein L33: MRDKIKLVSTAGTGYYYTTTKNKRTMPGKMEIKKFDPKVRQHVIFKEAKIK; encoded by the coding sequence ATGAGAGATAAAATTAAATTAGTATCAACTGCTGGTACTGGGTATTACTATACCACTACCAAAAACAAGCGCACTATGCCTGGCAAAATGGAAATCAAAAAATTTGATCCAAAAGTACGCCAGCATGTGATCTTTAAAGAAGCAAAAATCAAATAA
- the rpe gene encoding ribulose-phosphate 3-epimerase, producing the protein MISPSKPYLIAPSILSADFAKLGEEVERVLASGADVIHFDVMDNHYVPNLTFGSMICKALRDYGIEAPIDVHLMVSPVDSMIEQFLEAGASIITFHPEASSHIDRSLQLIKDGGAECGLVLNPATPLHYLDYVMDKVDQILLMSVNPGYGGQSFIEGTLEKVRQVRQRIITSGREIRLEVDGGIKASNIRAIAEAGADMFVAGSAIFNQEDYKAAIDAMRTELALANRE; encoded by the coding sequence ATGATCAGTCCCTCTAAGCCGTATCTAATCGCCCCTTCTATATTATCTGCTGACTTTGCCAAATTAGGCGAAGAGGTAGAACGTGTATTGGCGTCTGGTGCTGATGTCATCCATTTTGATGTGATGGACAACCATTATGTGCCTAATTTGACATTTGGTAGCATGATTTGTAAGGCGCTGCGTGATTATGGCATTGAGGCACCAATAGATGTGCATTTGATGGTCAGCCCTGTTGATAGCATGATTGAGCAGTTTTTGGAGGCCGGTGCCAGTATTATCACCTTTCATCCAGAAGCAAGCTCGCATATCGATCGCTCTTTGCAGTTGATTAAAGATGGCGGCGCTGAGTGTGGTTTGGTATTGAATCCAGCGACCCCATTACATTATTTAGACTATGTCATGGATAAAGTGGATCAAATCCTACTGATGAGCGTCAATCCGGGCTACGGTGGTCAGTCATTTATTGAAGGTACTCTGGAAAAGGTGCGCCAAGTTCGTCAGCGTATCATTACTAGTGGACGTGAAATCAGGTTAGAGGTCGATGGTGGTATTAAAGCCAGTAATATCCGCGCCATTGCTGAAGCAGGTGCTGATATGTTCGTCGCCGGTTCAGCGATATTTAATCAAGAAGATTACAAAGCAGCAATCGATGCCATGCGTACAGAGCTTGCCTTGGCAAATAGAGAATAA
- a CDS encoding TIGR03643 family protein — protein MSRVIEMAWEDRTPFEAIEHSYGLNESGVITLMRQALKPSSFRLWRQRVSNRATKHEAMRGFTVGRAYCKTQYKPR, from the coding sequence GTGTCGCGGGTGATAGAAATGGCGTGGGAAGATAGGACACCATTTGAGGCGATAGAGCATAGCTATGGTCTCAATGAGTCCGGTGTCATTACACTTATGCGTCAGGCGTTAAAACCGTCCTCTTTTCGCCTATGGCGTCAACGTGTGAGCAATCGCGCTACCAAACATGAAGCGATGCGAGGTTTTACGGTAGGTCGTGCTTATTGCAAAACCCAATATAAACCTCGCTAG
- the fghA gene encoding S-formylglutathione hydrolase, whose translation MNNSYKHSLSASTQLTKKSVNRCFDGEQHYYSHQSTSTKTPMTFSIYLPDEALAGQRCPAILYLSGLTCNADNVTHKAHFQQKCSELGMIFIAPDTSPRSSEGNDVANDERYFVGQGASYYVDATQAPWAEHFNMQSYIVEELYDLLRSEFPIHSIGITGHSMGGHGALLLGFKFPGKFVSVSALSPVCAASESAWGQAAYTEYFGDDKALWSQADASQVIEQVGQQYSSILVDQGAADEFLADGQLQTSKLQQACANAKQPLTLRYQAGHDHSYYFIQTVINEHIEHHWRMAQLS comes from the coding sequence ATGAACAATTCTTATAAACACAGTCTCTCAGCCAGTACACAGCTCACGAAAAAAAGTGTCAATCGCTGTTTTGATGGTGAGCAGCATTATTACAGCCATCAATCAACGTCTACTAAGACACCGATGACCTTTAGTATTTATTTGCCTGATGAAGCACTAGCAGGGCAGCGTTGTCCAGCGATTTTATACTTATCAGGTCTCACCTGTAATGCTGATAATGTCACGCACAAAGCGCATTTTCAACAAAAATGTAGCGAGCTTGGCATGATATTTATCGCGCCGGATACCTCTCCTAGAAGTAGTGAAGGTAATGACGTAGCAAACGATGAACGCTATTTTGTTGGTCAAGGCGCAAGCTACTATGTCGATGCGACGCAAGCACCTTGGGCTGAGCACTTTAATATGCAAAGCTATATTGTCGAGGAGCTATATGACTTATTACGTTCAGAGTTCCCGATTCATAGTATTGGTATCACTGGTCACTCGATGGGTGGTCACGGCGCCTTGTTATTGGGCTTTAAATTCCCAGGTAAGTTTGTGAGTGTTTCAGCTTTATCACCTGTGTGCGCCGCTAGTGAATCAGCATGGGGTCAAGCGGCTTATACAGAGTATTTCGGCGATGATAAAGCCTTATGGTCGCAAGCAGATGCGTCGCAAGTCATTGAACAAGTTGGTCAGCAGTACTCAAGCATCTTGGTTGATCAAGGTGCTGCTGATGAGTTTTTAGCCGATGGTCAATTGCAAACGTCAAAATTACAACAAGCGTGTGCAAATGCTAAGCAGCCATTAACGTTACGATATCAAGCGGGTCACGATCATAGCTATTACTTTATCCAAACCGTGATTAATGAGCATATTGAACATCACTGGCGCATGGCACAGCTCAGCTAA
- a CDS encoding C13 family peptidase: protein MSLASLKTVSLQRFSLNFAANIIATLWMLVGSTRAFSWVKPTFVQFAVFALLALGSNVLFSWLAAPDGSIFNEQGLVSYLIWPMIILLGGIILARRAGNQALVFVPVVLWLVADTLSALLQSLVQFLGSYSWLPDWSYSFLPTLFLVLFLWQTLALLWIFSRRLRIPWWERIIVIIGAVALLTIWQRNVADQPIFKQIPVEPVLEDAALYEQPRLLQEALARIDPSIPGKSDWYFMGVAGFSDQNVFRSEINKVRELFDVRFGTSGHSLALINNNYTWLDEPIATKTSILRGLKRIGQQMNADEDVLFMTLSSHGDQDFIHLSNPPLAMDNLDATWLREALDASGIRWRVIVVSACYSGSFIDELASPTTVVITASATDKMSFGCTNSAEMTYFGQAFFAESLRENTSFSAAFKDAAYRVKERELSMGFEPSEPQMVIGSLMETALPAFEQVLFDKTRPPLASITDNSNATTTINISPDTGADTVVNDKNTTN, encoded by the coding sequence TTGTCACTTGCGTCGTTAAAAACCGTCTCGCTTCAGCGCTTTTCGCTCAATTTCGCTGCCAATATTATTGCAACTTTGTGGATGCTAGTGGGGTCTACGCGGGCATTCTCTTGGGTCAAACCTACCTTTGTTCAATTTGCAGTTTTTGCGTTATTGGCTTTGGGTAGTAACGTCCTATTTTCTTGGCTAGCCGCTCCAGACGGCAGTATTTTCAATGAGCAAGGATTGGTCAGTTATCTAATCTGGCCAATGATTATTTTACTCGGTGGCATCATTTTGGCACGGCGCGCTGGCAATCAAGCACTGGTTTTTGTGCCTGTGGTACTGTGGCTGGTTGCTGATACTTTATCTGCATTACTGCAAAGTTTAGTACAGTTTTTAGGCAGCTATAGCTGGCTGCCTGATTGGAGCTATTCGTTTTTACCGACGCTATTTTTGGTGCTGTTTTTATGGCAGACCTTGGCATTATTATGGATATTTTCTCGTCGCCTGCGCATACCATGGTGGGAGCGGATTATCGTCATCATCGGTGCTGTGGCACTGCTGACGATTTGGCAGCGTAACGTCGCTGACCAGCCCATATTTAAGCAGATACCGGTAGAGCCTGTATTGGAAGACGCTGCATTATATGAGCAGCCGCGTTTACTGCAAGAGGCGCTGGCTCGTATAGACCCTAGTATACCGGGTAAAAGTGATTGGTACTTTATGGGTGTGGCGGGATTCTCTGATCAAAACGTTTTTCGCTCTGAGATTAATAAAGTACGTGAGCTGTTTGATGTGCGTTTTGGTACCAGCGGGCATTCATTGGCACTGATTAATAATAACTATACTTGGTTAGATGAGCCGATTGCCACCAAAACCAGTATTTTGCGCGGTTTAAAAAGAATTGGTCAGCAGATGAATGCTGATGAAGACGTACTGTTTATGACGCTATCCTCGCATGGCGATCAGGACTTTATCCATTTATCCAACCCGCCACTTGCGATGGATAATTTGGATGCGACATGGCTGCGAGAGGCTTTGGACGCGTCAGGTATTCGCTGGCGGGTCATTGTGGTATCGGCGTGTTATTCAGGCTCGTTTATTGATGAATTGGCGTCTCCCACTACAGTGGTGATTACCGCTTCGGCAACGGACAAGATGTCATTTGGCTGTACCAATAGCGCTGAGATGACCTATTTTGGTCAGGCGTTTTTTGCTGAAAGTTTACGGGAAAATACCAGTTTTTCTGCCGCCTTTAAAGACGCCGCTTATCGAGTAAAAGAGCGTGAGCTCTCTATGGGTTTTGAGCCATCAGAGCCGCAAATGGTGATCGGTAGTTTGATGGAAACGGCATTGCCAGCATTTGAGCAAGTGTTATTTGATAAAACACGACCGCCGCTTGCTAGCATTACAGATAATTCGAATGCGACAACGACTATCAATATTTCACCGGATACGGGCGCAGACACCGTTGTAAATGATAAAAACACGACGAACTGA
- the htpG gene encoding molecular chaperone HtpG, giving the protein MSEQNPTDSKNPELKKHTFEAEVAQLLHLVTHSLYSNSDIFVRELVSNASDACDKLRFEATNDDSLYEDDGELRIRIAVDEDAKTITFTDNGIGMNEADAIENLGTIAKSGTKAFLDKLSDSQKQDGQLIGQFGVGFYSGFIVADTISVETRKAGDAAENGVRWVSDGTGSFTVENISKTERGSSITLHLKEQYSEGEDGYLDRSKIKRLVNKYSDHISLPIQMRKEIWQEDEVEEGDDTPANGQMVLTDEWETINKASALWTRTASDVEDDEYVDFYKNITYDMDAPLTWTHNRVEGRVQYTQLLYIPKKAPVDLYTREQQHGLKLYVKRVFIMDDAEQLLPMYLRFVKGVIDSADLPLNVSREILQESRDVKSIRDGNARRILTLLASLANSEDADKQEKFAQFYAEFGDVIKEGVGEDMGNQERIAKLLRYATSTQDGEMTSFEDYKARMKDGQKAIYYLTADNLAAAKNSPQLELFKKKGIEVILMTSRVDEWAMNFLTSFDETPLQNIAKGAVDLGDLQDEAEKAEAEKAQETMKPVVDKLKAALGDRAKDVKVSTRLVDSPACLVVGEGELSPQMIQMLKQMGQDVPESKPTLEVNPDHPLIKKLESSEQSAEDFDKLAQVIFDQALLADGGQLEDPAAYLRRVNELLMK; this is encoded by the coding sequence ATGAGTGAACAGAACCCAACTGATAGCAAAAACCCAGAATTAAAAAAACATACCTTTGAGGCAGAAGTAGCCCAATTATTACATTTGGTGACTCACTCGCTATATTCTAATTCCGATATTTTCGTACGTGAGCTGGTCTCAAATGCTTCTGATGCCTGTGATAAATTGCGCTTTGAAGCCACCAATGATGACAGCTTGTATGAAGATGACGGCGAGCTGCGCATTCGTATTGCGGTCGATGAAGATGCTAAAACCATTACCTTTACCGATAATGGTATTGGTATGAATGAAGCTGATGCGATTGAAAATTTAGGTACGATTGCTAAATCTGGCACCAAAGCCTTTTTGGATAAATTATCCGACTCGCAAAAACAAGACGGTCAGCTGATTGGTCAATTTGGGGTTGGTTTTTATTCCGGCTTTATCGTCGCTGACACCATCAGCGTTGAAACTCGCAAAGCCGGTGATGCCGCAGAAAATGGTGTGCGCTGGGTATCTGATGGCACGGGCAGCTTTACTGTTGAAAACATTAGTAAAACAGAGCGCGGTAGCAGTATCACCTTGCATTTAAAAGAGCAATACTCTGAAGGTGAAGACGGTTATCTTGACCGTAGCAAAATCAAGCGTTTGGTGAATAAATACTCTGACCATATCAGTCTGCCAATTCAGATGCGTAAAGAGATTTGGCAAGAAGATGAGGTTGAAGAGGGTGATGACACACCAGCTAATGGTCAAATGGTATTGACCGACGAGTGGGAAACCATTAATAAAGCCAGTGCCTTATGGACACGTACAGCATCTGACGTTGAAGATGATGAATATGTCGATTTTTATAAAAATATCACCTATGACATGGACGCACCGCTGACGTGGACGCACAACCGTGTCGAAGGTCGCGTGCAGTATACACAACTATTATATATCCCAAAAAAAGCGCCAGTCGATTTATACACGCGTGAGCAGCAGCACGGCCTAAAGCTCTATGTGAAGCGTGTCTTTATCATGGACGACGCTGAGCAACTACTGCCGATGTATCTGCGTTTTGTCAAAGGCGTGATTGATTCAGCAGATTTACCACTCAATGTCAGCCGTGAAATCTTACAAGAATCACGTGACGTCAAATCTATCCGTGATGGTAATGCTCGTCGTATTTTGACCTTGCTAGCAAGCCTTGCCAATAGCGAAGATGCTGATAAGCAAGAAAAATTTGCGCAGTTTTATGCTGAATTTGGTGATGTCATCAAAGAAGGCGTTGGCGAAGATATGGGCAATCAAGAGCGTATTGCCAAATTGCTTCGTTATGCGACTAGTACCCAAGATGGTGAGATGACCAGCTTTGAAGACTATAAAGCTCGCATGAAAGACGGTCAAAAAGCCATTTATTATCTAACGGCTGACAATCTAGCGGCGGCAAAAAACAGCCCACAACTCGAGCTGTTTAAGAAAAAAGGCATTGAAGTTATTTTGATGACCAGTCGCGTTGACGAATGGGCAATGAACTTCTTAACTTCATTTGATGAGACACCACTGCAAAATATCGCTAAAGGTGCGGTAGATTTAGGCGACTTGCAGGATGAAGCCGAAAAAGCTGAGGCTGAAAAGGCGCAAGAAACCATGAAACCAGTCGTTGATAAGCTCAAAGCGGCATTAGGCGATCGTGCCAAAGACGTTAAAGTATCGACGCGTTTGGTCGATAGTCCTGCTTGCTTGGTCGTTGGTGAAGGTGAGCTATCGCCACAGATGATCCAAATGCTTAAGCAAATGGGACAGGATGTACCAGAGAGCAAGCCGACGCTTGAGGTAAACCCTGATCATCCACTCATTAAAAAGCTTGAGAGTAGTGAGCAGTCTGCCGAAGATTTTGATAAATTGGCGCAAGTAATTTTCGACCAAGCATTGCTTGCTGATGGTGGTCAATTAGAAGATCCAGCCGCTTATCTCAGACGTGTTAATGAGTTATTGATGAAATAA
- a CDS encoding thioesterase family protein encodes MSAYYTFIKREQQADGSSVAYYQPTKHAQGAWNAHEQHMAPATGLLTAELQSFVPQENMRIARISLDILGLIPLADFTVTTRCIRPGRTIELIEAVMSSRGRDAIIARAWRLITQDTSVIAGLEDQKSKHKPEELPAWDGMKGWPGGFIESVRLVAEPDRRPGKGMVWMTNDIDMVEGMPTHDMVHLLGMADTANGVVPRLGLGMAKLEWMFPNTDLQIHMHRAPQGRWLGIEAVQQYGADGIGISSAILHDTQGAFGRSEQILTIRPMPR; translated from the coding sequence ATGTCAGCTTATTACACCTTTATAAAACGTGAGCAGCAAGCAGATGGCAGCAGTGTTGCTTATTATCAGCCAACCAAGCACGCACAAGGCGCTTGGAATGCGCATGAGCAACATATGGCGCCAGCAACTGGCTTACTCACTGCTGAGTTACAAAGTTTTGTACCACAAGAAAATATGCGCATTGCTCGTATCAGCTTAGATATTTTAGGACTGATACCGCTCGCTGATTTTACCGTGACCACGCGATGTATTCGTCCGGGTAGAACCATTGAGCTTATCGAAGCGGTGATGAGTAGTCGTGGTCGTGATGCAATCATTGCGCGTGCATGGCGCCTCATTACTCAAGATACCAGCGTCATTGCAGGGCTTGAGGATCAAAAATCTAAGCATAAACCTGAAGAGTTACCCGCTTGGGATGGTATGAAAGGCTGGCCCGGCGGTTTTATCGAAAGTGTACGTTTGGTGGCTGAACCGGATCGTCGTCCTGGTAAAGGTATGGTATGGATGACCAATGATATCGACATGGTAGAAGGTATGCCTACGCATGACATGGTGCATTTGTTGGGCATGGCTGATACCGCCAATGGGGTTGTACCAAGGCTTGGACTAGGTATGGCAAAATTGGAATGGATGTTTCCGAATACTGATTTGCAAATTCATATGCACCGAGCGCCGCAAGGTCGCTGGCTTGGCATTGAAGCGGTGCAGCAGTACGGTGCTGATGGTATAGGGATTAGCAGTGCAATACTCCATGATACGCAAGGAGCTTTTGGTCGCAGTGAGCAAATCTTGACCATTCGTCCGATGCCGCGCTAA
- the ispH gene encoding 4-hydroxy-3-methylbut-2-enyl diphosphate reductase → MQIYLANPRGFCAGVDRAIAIVNEALLRFEPPIYVRHEVVHNKFVVSDLANRGAVFVEELHEVPDGSIVIFSAHGVSKAVEDEAERRDLTVFDATCPLVTKVHIEVAKFAQDGMDAVLIGHAGHPEVEGTMGRFNHRHGGRIHLVENESDVEALSVQDAERLAFVTQTTLSMDDTARVIDALREKFPHIQGPRKDDICYATQNRQDAVKHLASRCEVVLVVGSPNSSNSNRLRELAERMNCRAYLIDNATEMDINWFDGIQSVGVTAGASAPEVLIQEVLQQLQDWGGDLPSELSGIEENVTFSLPKALRIPMTQVGK, encoded by the coding sequence ATGCAAATTTATCTTGCCAATCCACGTGGGTTTTGTGCTGGTGTGGATCGCGCGATTGCGATTGTCAACGAAGCACTGTTACGTTTTGAGCCACCCATCTATGTCCGTCATGAAGTGGTACACAACAAGTTCGTGGTCTCCGATTTAGCCAATCGTGGCGCTGTGTTTGTCGAAGAATTGCATGAAGTACCAGACGGCTCTATTGTTATTTTTTCAGCTCACGGGGTTTCAAAAGCTGTCGAAGATGAAGCAGAGCGTCGTGATTTGACGGTATTTGATGCCACTTGTCCTTTAGTCACCAAAGTACATATCGAAGTCGCTAAATTTGCGCAGGATGGTATGGATGCGGTATTGATTGGACATGCGGGACATCCTGAAGTAGAAGGCACTATGGGACGCTTTAACCATCGTCATGGCGGACGGATTCATCTGGTCGAAAACGAGAGCGACGTTGAAGCCTTGAGCGTACAAGATGCCGAGCGTTTGGCATTTGTGACTCAAACGACCTTATCGATGGATGATACTGCTCGTGTTATCGATGCGCTGAGAGAAAAGTTCCCGCATATTCAAGGCCCGCGTAAAGACGATATCTGTTATGCCACCCAAAATCGTCAGGATGCGGTGAAGCATTTAGCCAGTCGCTGTGAGGTGGTCTTGGTCGTTGGTTCACCAAACTCATCAAACTCAAATCGTTTGCGGGAATTGGCAGAGCGTATGAATTGCCGCGCTTATTTGATTGATAATGCCACTGAAATGGATATCAATTGGTTCGATGGTATACAAAGCGTGGGTGTGACTGCTGGTGCTTCAGCGCCTGAGGTATTGATTCAAGAGGTACTACAGCAGCTGCAAGATTGGGGTGGTGATTTGCCAAGTGAGCTGTCGGGTATTGAAGAAAATGTCACTTTTAGCTTACCAAAGGCCTTACGAATTCCAATGACGCAAGTGGGTAAATAA
- the gmk gene encoding guanylate kinase, protein MTGSLFIITAASGTGKTSLVKQLLATTNDLTVSVSHTTRDPRPGEIDGHHYHFTDVDNFVTAISESQFLEHAEVFGNYYGTSEQSVRAQLDAGVDVILEIDWQGALQVKKIFTDAIMIFILPPSIATLRQRLSTRGQDSMEVIEQRLAGAVNEMAQYINFDYVIINDNFEVALTELKAIIVADRQTLKRQQQRYQRTITNLLSNIVDK, encoded by the coding sequence ATGACAGGTTCATTATTTATTATCACTGCCGCTTCCGGTACAGGCAAGACCTCCCTGGTTAAGCAGCTACTTGCCACCACCAATGACTTGACGGTCAGTGTCTCACACACCACCCGCGATCCGCGCCCAGGCGAGATTGACGGTCATCATTATCATTTTACTGACGTCGATAATTTTGTAACAGCCATCAGCGAAAGTCAATTTTTAGAACATGCCGAAGTGTTTGGAAATTATTACGGCACTTCAGAGCAAAGCGTACGCGCGCAACTAGACGCCGGCGTCGATGTTATTTTGGAGATTGATTGGCAAGGCGCGCTGCAAGTCAAAAAAATCTTTACTGATGCCATTATGATTTTTATTTTACCGCCAAGCATCGCCACTTTACGTCAGCGCTTATCGACGCGTGGGCAAGATAGTATGGAGGTAATAGAGCAGCGTTTGGCTGGTGCTGTCAATGAGATGGCACAGTACATCAATTTTGACTATGTCATTATTAACGATAATTTTGAGGTTGCTTTAACTGAGCTTAAAGCGATTATTGTTGCTGATAGACAGACACTAAAGCGCCAACAGCAGCGTTATCAGCGCACGATTACTAACCTACTTAGCAACATAGTAGACAAGTAA
- the rpoZ gene encoding DNA-directed RNA polymerase subunit omega, with protein sequence MARVTIEDCLDNVDNRFELVLVASKRARQLAKGIAEPLVDVDNDKPTVLALREIAAGKITRDILNQPEHNFATSSLDLALSGDHSF encoded by the coding sequence ATGGCACGAGTGACGATTGAAGATTGTTTGGATAATGTTGATAATCGCTTTGAGTTGGTTTTGGTCGCAAGCAAGCGCGCACGTCAGTTGGCTAAAGGCATCGCTGAGCCGTTGGTTGATGTTGATAACGACAAGCCAACCGTATTGGCATTACGTGAAATCGCTGCTGGTAAAATTACCCGTGACATTTTAAATCAGCCAGAGCATAACTTTGCTACGAGCTCGTTAGATTTAGCACTGTCAGGCGATCACAGCTTCTAA
- a CDS encoding RelA/SpoT family protein, whose amino-acid sequence MIQNLPKLSHPLVDDAQYNLLRSVGYLTGAERRDIVDACEFGDVAHIKDKRKSGEPYITHPIAVAEILAGFRLDRDTIIAAILHDTVEDTEVSDEQIETRYGKVVSRLVDGVTKLKSSTHNKQENKAATFHKILTATLADPRVLIIKLADRLHNMSTLDAVRPEKQRATAQETLDFYVPFARLMGLNDIADYIEVLCYRNLDSEMYNKISDKLLQHGLGRNFQREAIHRYLSIVLNNLDLDGMVKVLDNRVVIFRQFFRNRGEINALLRHYAFEIVLDNIEACDKLAYYLIKKYQIADSHIADNIRRPLPGGNQSLTLIYERDNDFVKVTILTKQMQSAARLGVIGAEHASDVSQSVIQASLRNMKDLVDEDCLSEGNPDFATAVSTINELMDYLHSSKIICYSPQGRAYELPQGATALDFAYAVGPMVGNVAVGANIDKKPAKLGTVVKNGQLVEIEVNSHSEPKAEWLGFVVTNKARVEILRWFKDLSVADKQHHGRQALDRALKTYQKSLDDLTDSDWKNLTEWRGLTEKSALFEQISSGTLLPQLVVTRLFSDEVCDIQSQERIDDMTQPQQLIVNASGVELDFANCCHPIYGDPIVGHLSRHGLVVHRHKCFSLDDIRKDNPYQVIQLRWHNDKAIKQSDSEDHGNKIRFPAYLKLSIAMSDEQISKVIYNLRQLNIGVEKVDVRGSDTIIHIVVRSRNHLAQGIRELRSLLGFPNIMRLYQL is encoded by the coding sequence ATGATTCAAAACTTGCCCAAACTCAGTCATCCATTAGTTGATGATGCTCAATATAACCTGCTGCGTTCAGTAGGTTATCTCACGGGCGCTGAACGCCGTGATATTGTTGATGCCTGTGAGTTCGGTGATGTTGCGCATATTAAAGACAAGCGCAAGTCAGGGGAGCCTTATATCACGCATCCGATTGCTGTCGCTGAGATACTGGCAGGCTTTCGCTTGGATCGAGATACCATTATTGCTGCAATTTTGCATGATACGGTTGAAGATACGGAAGTAAGCGACGAGCAGATTGAGACGCGTTATGGCAAAGTGGTTTCTAGACTGGTCGATGGTGTCACCAAATTAAAATCATCCACGCATAATAAACAAGAAAATAAAGCAGCGACCTTTCACAAAATCTTGACGGCTACCCTCGCCGATCCGCGGGTATTGATTATCAAGCTGGCTGACCGCTTGCACAATATGTCAACACTAGATGCAGTACGTCCTGAAAAACAACGTGCTACCGCGCAAGAGACATTAGACTTTTATGTGCCCTTTGCACGGCTCATGGGTCTTAACGACATCGCTGATTATATTGAGGTGCTTTGTTATCGCAACCTTGATTCTGAAATGTATAACAAGATCTCTGATAAACTGCTACAACATGGGCTCGGGCGCAATTTTCAGAGAGAAGCCATTCATCGCTACTTAAGTATTGTTCTAAATAATCTAGATCTTGATGGCATGGTTAAAGTCTTAGACAATCGTGTTGTCATCTTTCGGCAATTTTTCCGTAATCGCGGCGAGATTAATGCGCTACTACGCCATTATGCGTTTGAGATTGTGCTGGATAATATCGAAGCTTGCGACAAACTTGCCTACTATCTCATTAAAAAATATCAAATTGCTGACAGTCATATCGCGGATAATATTCGCAGACCCTTGCCTGGCGGCAATCAATCGCTTACCCTTATCTATGAGCGCGACAATGATTTTGTCAAAGTGACGATTTTGACTAAGCAGATGCAAAGTGCGGCAAGGCTTGGGGTCATCGGTGCAGAGCATGCCTCTGATGTCAGTCAATCAGTCATTCAGGCGTCATTGCGCAATATGAAAGATTTGGTCGATGAGGACTGTTTAAGCGAGGGCAACCCTGACTTTGCCACCGCGGTTTCGACCATTAACGAGCTGATGGACTATCTGCATTCCAGCAAAATTATCTGTTACAGCCCGCAAGGTCGTGCTTATGAGTTACCACAAGGAGCGACTGCGCTAGACTTTGCTTATGCCGTTGGTCCGATGGTTGGCAATGTCGCTGTTGGTGCTAATATCGATAAAAAGCCTGCCAAGCTTGGGACTGTAGTCAAAAATGGACAGTTGGTAGAAATCGAGGTTAATAGCCATTCTGAGCCAAAAGCAGAATGGCTTGGGTTTGTGGTTACTAATAAAGCCCGTGTAGAGATTTTGCGGTGGTTCAAAGACTTATCTGTGGCTGATAAGCAGCACCATGGTAGACAAGCACTAGATCGCGCGCTAAAAACTTATCAAAAAAGCTTGGATGACCTAACCGATAGTGACTGGAAGAATCTAACGGAATGGCGTGGACTGACTGAGAAATCAGCGCTATTTGAGCAAATAAGCTCTGGTACGCTATTGCCGCAACTCGTGGTGACGCGTTTGTTTAGCGATGAAGTCTGTGATATCCAATCGCAAGAACGTATCGATGATATGACCCAACCGCAGCAGCTGATTGTCAATGCTTCGGGCGTTGAGCTTGATTTTGCCAATTGTTGTCACCCGATTTATGGTGATCCTATCGTTGGACATTTATCCCGTCATGGTCTGGTCGTGCATCGACATAAGTGCTTTTCACTAGACGATATTCGTAAAGACAATCCCTATCAAGTCATCCAATTACGTTGGCACAATGATAAAGCGATCAAGCAAAGTGACTCAGAAGATCACGGTAATAAAATTCGTTTTCCTGCTTATTTAAAACTGTCTATAGCAATGAGCGATGAGCAAATCAGTAAAGTTATTTATAATCTACGGCAGTTAAATATAGGGGTTGAAAAGGTCGACGTACGTGGCAGCGATACCATCATTCATATTGTGGTTCGTAGCCGCAATCACTTAGCCCAAGGTATTCGTGAACTACGCTCGTTACTTGGTTTCCCCAATATCATGCGTTTATATCAGCTGTAA